In one Nicotiana sylvestris chromosome 8, ASM39365v2, whole genome shotgun sequence genomic region, the following are encoded:
- the LOC104232680 gene encoding uncharacterized protein, with translation MQSPSLDASKSFNLQQQQFQFLGFCTYPSTTSPSISKPNSRYPCVSCSRKFDRKERVKVKGKENVWSIDNEIAREGDKTRSRRNRGGKRMRNVARKSKGEKVMVSGAMLMEVETVLQTQEPVIRPAWNTFASSLSGIWKGVGAVFSPITAEMEPIEVGNKNEHLFDCYTSSRVEVVPSSSASQKSQIRRKVNWLTLNPHGEVPEPNGGDDRSIEKRTGADLSFHMHETPDRKSRHQKLPKFESFDFEKSDIMEEDIMGMEPGLVFFEDGSFSRGPVDIPVGELDESKYYISPTFKFEQCLVKGCHKRLRIVHTIEFSNGGSDIQILRVAVYEEQWISPANLSDESDTELDVKLFSQRRRLQPSELAGSWKVFEMSATPIYSEEGVTQETDDVPYVYLCTENLKKRSLPENPANFGEEEMLDMQDVTVLWLPGGVTSYVDVNKDGILCIGVGWYSDEGVNLVMERDYEMDGKLKEVRWKSEMKRRWTNPPPM, from the exons ATGCAATCTCCATCTCTAGACGCTTCCAAATCCTTTAACCTTCAACAACAGCAATTCCAATTCCTAGGGTTTTGTACTTACCCTTCCACTACTTCACCTTCTATCAGCAAGCCAAATTCTCGCTATCCTTGCGTTTCCTGCAGTAGAAAATTCGATCGTAAGGAGAGAGTAAAAGTGAAGGGGAAGGAAAATGTGTGGAGCATTGACAACGAAATTGCGAGAGAAGGAGATAAGACGAGGAGTAGGAGGAATAGAGGTGGAAAAAGGATGAGAAATGTTGCTAGGAAGAGTAAAGGTGAAAAAGTTATGGTCTCTGGTGCTATGTTAATGGAAGTCGAAACCGTTTTGCAGACTCAG GAACCTGTAATCCGACCTGCATGGAATACATTTGCTAGTAGTCTCAGTGGGATATGGAAGGGAGTCGGAGCTGTATTTTCTCCTATCACGGCAGAAATGGAACCTATCGAGGTCGGCAACAAGAATGAACACCTCTTTGACTGCTATACTTCTTCTCGTGTTGAGGTAGTGCCATCTTCTTCTGCCAGTCAAAAATCTCAAATCCGAAGGAAAGTGAATTGGCTAACACTGAATCCCCATGGTGAAGTTCCAGAACCTAATGGAGGTGACGACAGAAGCATAGAGAAGCGCACAGGTGCAGATCTGTCTTTCCATATGCATGAAACACCTGATAGAAAATCAAGACATCAAAAACTGCCAAAATTTGAATCTTTTGACTTTGAGAAGAGTGATATTATGGAGGAAGATATTATGGGAATGGAACCTGGTCTTGTTTTCTTTGAG GACGGCTCTTTCTCAAGAGGTCCAGTTGATATTCCAGTTGGTGAACTTGATGAGTCTAAGTATTACATTTCGCCAACTTTTAAGTTTGAGCAA TGTCTTGTCAAAGGTTGTCACAAGAGACTCCGCATAGTGCATACAATAGAATTCAGTAATGGGGGTTCGGACATCCAAATATTGAGGGTTGCTGTATATGAAGAACAGTGGATTAGTCCTGCTAATCTATCTGACGAGAG TGACACGGAGCTGGACGTGAAACTTTTCTCTCAAAGACGAAGACTCCAACCATCAGAGCTGGCTGGATCGTGGAAGGTGTTTGAGATGAGTGCAACACCTATATACAGTGAGGAGGGCGTGACTCAAGAAACAGACGACGTACCCTACGTATACCTATGCACGGAAAACCTGAAGAAGAGAAGCCTTCCAGAAAATCCAGCaaactttggagaagaagagatgTTAGATATGCAGGATGTAACTGTTCTTTGGCTTCCAGGAGGTGTCACGAGTTATGTTGATGTGAACAAAGATGGCATCCTCTGTATAGGAGTCGGGTGGTATTCGGACGAGGGCGTGAATCTTGTTATGGAAAGAGATTATGAAATGGATGGGAAACTCAAGGAGGTTCGATGGAAGTCTGAAATGAAGAGAAGGTGGACTAATCCACCACCCATGTAA
- the LOC104230667 gene encoding uncharacterized protein, which translates to MSKKLVLLMFLVAATLFCSHQALATEEATTDTEIVSSVSRSWPFPRCCDSDKHKLKKCMTNTTSIDDCCPTFKSILGRKCPCYRYANYLDNQALITLASYCDVKNPCMCEKQEDMTEDADSTSSVTRRCPRPHPRPRPRGPRPQRSCCSGDKAKIKTCMTNTTSIDECCPTFKSTIGRSCSCHRYAEQLDNQALITLEAYCDVTNTCKKVQVI; encoded by the exons ATGAGCAAAAAGTTAGTGTTGCTCATGTTTTTAGTGGCTGCAACTTTATTTTGCAGCCACCAAGCATTGGCGACAGAAGAGGCCACTACCGACACGGAGATAGTCTCCTCGGTCAGTAGGTCGTGGCCATTCCCCCGCTGTTGTGATAGTGACAAACATAAGCTGAAAAAATGCATGACAAATACAACTTCCATAGACGATTGCTGCCCAACATTTAAGAGCATACTTGGTCGTAAATGTCCCTGCTATCGTTATGCCAATTACTTAGATAACCAAGCTTTGATTACTCTTGCTAGTTATTGTGATGTCAAGAATCCATGCATGTGTGAAAAG CAAGAAGACATGACAGAGGACGCCGATTCCACCTCCTCCGTCACGAGGCGATGCCCTCGTCCTCATCCACGACCACGTCCACGTGGTCCACGACCACAACGGAGCTGTTGTTCTGGGGATAAAGCAAAGATAAAGACTTGCATGACAAACACAACCTCCATAGATGAGTGTTGCCCAACATTCAAGAGTACTATTGGCCGTAGCTGTTCCTGCCATCGTTATGCCGAGCAGTTAGACAATCAAGCTTTAATTACTCTTGAGGCTTATTGTGATGTTACCAATACATGTAAGAAAGTGCAA GTGATATAG